The genomic interval gttgcgcgagccttactcgcacttggccggttttttatgtacAAATTGGTACTTGACTGCTCTCCAATGTGCAGCGTATTTCGAATGTATATCTCCAGTCAACGCTCTATCATGTTGGGCTCAggtaaaggttttttttaaaataaaaacttacaaCACCCCTCTTTTGGTTTGGGGGTtgaaaatagcgagcaaatgagcaggcgggtcgtatcgaacctgatgttaagtgattaccgctgacCATGAACATTTGCCATAGGAACCCACCACTGCGTTACCGGCCTTTCAAGAAATTTGTTGAACCCCGTCCCCAAGTTGAAATATATAGTGAGAACAGCGCGGAAGGAaattggttccacagtttgcatgtgcatgGAAAAAAGTTCTGGCGCAACGGATGGTCgcagtgcaccaggcacccaggtggtgagggtgaaattgcttacggtggcgtgcggtgcggttgtaaaaAAGGAGGATGGAATGATGTCATATATACAACTGCTCAAAAATATCCCCATTAAAAAGGCGGTTAGAAGACGCAAAGGGAGCTTACGTCTCTAAGGTGTTCCAGGCTTTCTAACGAGCTGGTTAGTCTGGAATAGGtatacaataaaaatacatacctacctaagccATGTTGAGAATTTtgaatgtaagtacctaatactgCAACATTTTCCAGGGATAGATAGCACGTCCACACAGCATACTCTGTATTGCTCTACTTTAATGGATGTACCCGTAAAGTGGCAGGATtgagacaaaataaaagtttttttaattccatggGTACTctgtttttctgggataaaaagtagcatatacaTCCAGAATGATGCACCCTGGGGAAGGACAatggctacttttttcccgaaaaatcaaaatcttttctgtggaatttttaaaaaagatctCAATCTAAGCGAGCATCATTTATATTCTAATctaatcaaataaaatatacactTAATTGATTCTGTTATTAAGTAAATTAGCAGACCGATAAACTAGAGAACCAGTTTAGAGAAAATTAGAAATGCCATGAAAATGTCATTGCAATTAAATGGTTTTCTTCGAAACAAAGGTTCATTTCAGCTCAGACGTAAACATCATTTAGGTGTTTTTAGCATCAGGTTAAGTTTATAACAAAATCAAGAAAAGGCTTCGATTGACTATGAAAGGAATCCTATTTTCACGTTCGCCTCGCATGCTCTcagtataatattaggtaatatTCGTCTTCACATTATGCAATAGGCCGGCCAATTGAAGTCGCGTTTTGTTTAAATTGTGTCAGGCCTTGTGTTTACACGACTGTTTAGATCAGCTTCTAGTAAATAGGTCTGAAGCTTCGCAGCTGTTCTATtaaattctattaaaatataGATGACGGTTTtattattccttttatataaagctATTctattgttttaacttttacccATACGTACAACGCACATCGGCAGACCCGGGGCGCAACGTTTTTCTTGAAAACAACTCAAActaaactttatttactttattaactTAAAATTGGAGGATCATGTCACCCATTATTTCCTTGGAGCCCAATATAGTCTAACTGTCTAAccttataggtattataaaactaTTAATCCTTCGTTCTACTGTTCCCGGTATTGAACCTATACGTTTATTATCATCCTAAACGTATTTCTAAAGACTAAAGATTGCTTTTCATAAAAACCTACCCCAAATGTAGTATGGGGTATCTCTTCGGTATCCCACACCGTGATCGTGGGACAAGTTTGGTATTTCTTGACACCTTCTTTGCTCAGGTGCATATACAACTCTACCGCGCTCCACTTCCCCGTCACGTTTCTAATATCCAGACTGTCGTACTCATGATCTCTTTCACAGGTCACCTGATCGTCAACTTTAGTTGAATTAGCAGTTTCATCAGCGCACGTGTACAAAAACAGAAAACATATCCACGGAAGTCTTAACAAGGCGCGACCTTGCAATGCCATTTCTGCACACGTAAATTTTAAACACACATCGCGAATtatggttttttaaatattatttttgtatcggCATATAGCACGAGCGTATAAATAATGCGCGGATAAAAGATAGACTGGCTGTAGAGGCATGCGCGGGCGCTTCGGTGATCTGACTTCTGACTCACATTGCCGATGCTATCACGATTGACCCTTAGCCTTACAGGCGCGTAGAGGTTCCACTCATCTTAAAAAATTACCTGGGAACATGTATGACGTCATATCAAAGCGACACAATTAGACACAATTGAGAATAGAGagtgtaatttaaaatttaatacacGGCTATTTCGGATGATTCAGCATCCTCATACGGTTTTAACAGTGTTTATAgatacttaagtatttattgcTGTTTGCTGTATGAAATTTTTTGCTTTAAATTTGACATAAATGCACTACTTTAATTGTAAGTACATAGCTATGTagatagattttttattcaaagtacCTCTATCTCGTTCAATTTGTGGTGAaaaattatccatactaatattataaatgcgaaagtgtgtctgtctgtctgtctctctgtctgtctgtctgctagcttttcacggcccagccgttcaaccgattttgatgaaatttgttacagaggtagcttatatcccggagaaggacacaggctactttttatctcggaaaataaaagagttccaatgggatttaaaaaaacctaaatccacgcggacgaagtcgcgggcatcagctagtaagtaataagtatttcTCTAATACAATTACCTACCATCATATTACCAAAGGAAATTATCATTTTCTATTAGATATCAATCAGATAGATGTCACATTTAGTAGGTTTACAAAATGACTAAAGTGACGTCAAAATACTGCAGCTCAGGTACAGTTTGTTGTAATTTTTATCCGCCTATTATACTTTTTTAAGTCTATAGGCAACATCGGCTGAAATTGGTATTTGCCGCAACGATAAAACTGTGAACTAATTGCAATTGTTAGCCCGAAGTTCGGACATTTTCTTGCTTCATCTTATGTTATTTATACGTAGATGAAGATAAAacatttgattcgtattttcgATGCATTgaattacattattttctatagGTAAATAGAGTGTAGCAATATGTGGCAgtcggtatttttattttttattcggatacaagttaacccttaactgcaatctcacctggtggtaagtgatgatgcagtctaagatgcaagcaggctaacctggaaggggtatagcagtttttattaaactcatgccctttgatttctacacggcatcgtaccggaacgctaaattgcttggcggcacggctttgtcggtagggtggtaaacagccatggccgaagcctcccacaagaCTAAACAGTACACAGACTACAGGTAGTATACATGTACAGACTattacagataggtaggtacttatgtaacaGATGCGGATATTATTATCCAAGTACGAGAGATTGgacatcattattatcatcatcgtcatcatcataatcaagcCATCTCAGGCCTATTgctgagcaagggtctcctctcagaacgaaaaGGATTTAGACCAGAGCCCGCCACGCTGGACCACTGCGAATTGGCACACATCATACATCTTGGAGAATATTAAGAATTATGCTCTCAGGCaggcaagtttcctcacgatgttttccttcaccgttagagcaagtgataagTGAGAATTCCTTAAAATGCAcgttactccgaaaagttagaggtgtgtgcccggtatcgaactcTCGACCGCCCGTATAATAGCCCGACGTCTTAACTCTtaaccactagtctatcacTAGTTTTAACGTATTATACTGAAATTCAAATAcctaaaaagagcaaccgccaagtttcttgctggttcttcaaGGTAGGAATGggattccgaaccagtggtaaataatttgacgattcaaaagcacttgtaaaatgtATTCTATCCTaaggaaaaaataatattatttctcaCCTTTTCTTGTGGTTCCGAGATATGTATGACGATGCATCTCTTCACATAGTCGACGCCAGGGTCTCCAGACATATGCTGGATCAACTCTACCCCATGCCACATGCCACCCAGGTCGCTCACAGATATTCCGTGTTGAGGCGAACGGTTCACACAATAATCTGTGTTATATCCCACAAACGGAACTTCATATGGACTGACACCTTGACCGTATTGTTTGCCGTATCCATAATTTCGACCATAGTTGGGTGTACTGAACCCTGGTtgataataattagtgtttgaGCTTCCAGTTGAATACACTGATTTATAGTTAGGATTTGGATATCTACTAGATTCCGAAAACGTCGCGATGTCACTGCCATAGTTTGTCttatatgggtactgattttggCTATTATAACCATTTGAGGCCGTGGTGTAAGTTGAATATTTTGAACTATCGTCGTATCTTTGATAACTGGCACAATAAGCCGTTGCAAAAATTAATTGCAATATAAATATTTGGTACATTTTCAGATTTTCGACAAGTTTTCGGGTGCAAAGTATCGCGTGCTAGTCGAGTTGGTAGTGGTACTGTTACTACTACTATGGGAGTGGGATGTAAACTAATTACGTCCAATTGCTGTGATCCAGCTGCAGTCAAAGTGCTGTAACTGACGGAATATTTTTATGCCAacattaatattttaagaataaaTCTATGGATATTgagttatttttaaagtttaagcataagtaagtacaataattatatacaaTAGTATATTCATAAATAAACTGGTACCGTAGGCCAAATTTATGTAAGTTTAactgttacctacctacttcatatttatataaattaattatcattaatgtgtgattttattttattattccatACTTAATAACCTTACTTAATCTCgctatttaactttttaaagcttataaaatgacattttatatgCTATACTTGActtattagtataataattatcacatagtattggtaggtacctagctggCTCTATCGCGCGCCACCCGGTCCGGCTTGGAGGTCTAGTTAACTATTCCTGAGGGAAAAATAGAATACACACtattaataacattattataaatgcaaaaagtctgcctgtctgctagcctttcacggcccaaccgtttaaacGAATTTGAGGAAAggaacagaaatagcttgcatctcggggaagatcattttttttgcgatgtagccacaaattcacggttttcgcattttttcctttacttgtgcaataagacctaagtacctacctgccaaatttcatggttctaggacaacagaaagtaccctataggttttcttgacatacacgacagaatgacggacagacagacagacaacgaagtgatcctataggggttcctttttccttttccctAAAAACGATCTTAaatctatacctatatataaaagcgaaataccactcactgactaatcgcGAAATCTCAgtaactataaagcctacaaacttgaaatttggaaggtaggttctttttaGGACGTAGATTTCAGCTAAGAAACGGATTTTGTATAGGAAAGTTTtagaaacgtaggttctttctaaggGGCATTTGTAAGATAAGAAATGACCCTACCAAAGTCctcgtggacttcacaaatttcaaacctcttttttaccatctgcatgccaacagCGCAacctgtccagtagtttgagctgtgcgtcatgCGTgaatagataagtcagtcagtcttttatatatttacattaattttacttAAACTAGCATTTAGTAtctcttatattatatttgagaccgtttctagggttccgtacctcaaaaggaaaaaggaacccttataagatcactttgttgtctgtctttcagACTGACTATAACTATAAGGAAGAGTAGGTACAAACCCTtacatagcataataaaattaacagtCATATTCACCGGATGAAAAGACTTAcataagagtacctacctactatctaaaGTCATAATTAGGTACTAAGTAGGTTAATTGATATAATTTGCTCATCAGGGAGTTCCTGTCCGCAATACAGAGATATAATCCAGCCTCCTTGTCATAGATCAAAGGTTGCAGGTCAACCATTACATCCTCAAAAACACCAATTATATAATTTGTAGACGTTAGTGGtcatagatataatataatacataataggtaCTAGTACGCTaggatttattcaaaatccatactaatattataaatgcgaaagtgtgtgtctgtctgtccgtctgtctgtttgtctgctagcctttcacggcccatccgttcaaccaattttgacaaaatttggtacagcgatagcttgcatcccggggaaggacataggctatttttatcccgaaaaatcaaagagatcccacgggatttttaaaaaccttaaaccacgcggacgaagttgcgggcatcacctagtaggtaataaattactcttttcgatagtcagttgttggatttgtaagatatagtggtgataattattacgcaaactaaactttagctacgagggttcaaaacgcgcccaggtctgaaaagagcccacaacaaactcagccgggtattctttttattatcaccactttacaaaatcatataTTAAACTTAagtattagaactatcacaaagccgttaagcaactcattccctaGCTTGCatataatttttcaattagtttacgttttattatATATCCAATTGCCGACGTGTTTTTGAAGCAGCTTGATTATCGCCATTTCGACGTTGATAGCAGCAGTGGGCGTCATGcgagcgtaggtacctatagcccgggacaggtcgagatgacagtcagggtatgaggcggggggacgccccgcacacccgtacgtcatcCGCACTCGCCAGCACCGGGTTAGctcggggctgtgcgggtgtgcggagcgttccctccccgattgctatctcaaccgcGTTCTATGCCTACCTACTCGGAAGTCAGAACTAAATTttagtgatgactgatgagacACTTGTCAACTTAACGACCCTGTGCCACAAagtatcaattttaattccctgTATGCTCGGCGGGGCACTTCTaatcggcacaaaaataactgacattttgtatggcacgccATATCTAGCTGCTATTgtaaatagtattattataataaaatcagagtgcccacgggatttttaacaacctaaatctatgcgaacgaagtcgcgggcatcagctagtctactaataaatgttttttccaaattcaaccgctaagtaagtaaaataggggtttgaaatttgtgtagtccacgcggacgaagtcacgggtgtAAGATAGTCATTATTTAGAAGACAACCATCGTAGTCAGAAAAGAATAAGAGCTAGCGATAAAAAGAGAGGCAACTTCTAGGTAAATATGGCGGTAGGTTATAAAGCACTGTGCGACCTGAATTACACTTTATTGTGTCGTTGCAAGAGttcctatttatttaaatgattttgCAGTGTTATCTGTCTTAAGCCTCCATGATTCAAACatacatccaaacaaacgttccttccagtgttggggacaataccaacaatacgcagagaaactcgcagtttttataaaataacaaaggtctggcacgcgctggctctctctattatGAACTGGTGAGTCCAAATTTTGGTAaccaaattttcattttttttttataggattatactactactactgATTTTGTAGGGAAAGTAAACGAAATCATTTTACTTAAATCATTTACTTCATCATAGTAAAATCAAACTTATAAAACacaataaaacaataacaaaagAGCTTATTTCAGTACAAGCCGCACATATCGCGTAGAATCTGTAAACATTAGGCAGATAAAATTTATAGAACTGTTGTTGGTACTGATACCACTCCCATCTCTGTACAGTGGCCGATGACCTTCGAAGGATTAAGGAAAATATACCTTCGTTTCCAACCTCTGAACAATGGTTTAGTATGAGCATGTGTGGGGTGAGCTTTATTATTCTGATTACACCCGGATGTCGAGGTGAATCGTCCGGATACCAGACgtctgaaaacaaaatataaagtacTAAAGGTAAACTTAAGATACTCTTAAGCCACGTAATTATGGTAAACTTTTGTTGAGCAACCTTTGATCAACGTCGTTGATGAAACAGAAACAATgtttatagtaggtaagtactagatgatacccgcgacttcgtccgtatgggtttaggttttaaaaaatcccgtgggtaccaTGTAAATCATCATGTGGAAGAAGCCCTCTTTCTTTGGACATTTATAGAGAGGCATCCAATTTCCATTCCCAAGATTTGTGTTGGAATTTGGAAGGAAGAAAAGGACTCCAGGTTGctaaagacgcaaatggttggacgattgGTCAttgcttagttacccaaagttaaaacAGGCGGCTTTAGATAGAGAATCTTTTGGTATGATGACCACCAAACCTCGTTTCGAAGTGAGCAagtgatgatgatcatgatgatatctAATAATGATTACGATGATCGCAGTCTGACAATCGCAAATTCCGTGCTACAGGGactcatttttaaccgacttcaaaaaaaaagaggaggttatcaattggactgtatgttgtttttttttttattttggtatgtttgttacgcgattactccgtcaattatgaaccgattttgacgattcttttttgttttgtaggacatacttccgagatggtcccattttaatttggtaaagatctgatgaatatcttcggagatggagaacggaactcctcaattaataagagtaaattgctcgcgatcgtgtaatagctttgtaaacagtagggttttaaccagtGTGGAGGACTCCAatgtggagtcgcaaaacactatgaagagtagaAGGACGGTTCGTGCgataattggcaccggctccaaaaaatattactatagaactacaataactcttgtatacataatataagggtaataaattaaattattttttactttttagtgttggtggttattgaagtcggtttttattttatttttga from Maniola hyperantus chromosome 4, iAphHyp1.2, whole genome shotgun sequence carries:
- the LOC117997303 gene encoding uncharacterized protein isoform X1, translated to MYQIFILQLIFATAYCASYQRYDDSSKYSTYTTASNGYNSQNQYPYKTNYGSDIATFSESSRYPNPNYKSVYSTGSSNTNYYQPGFSTPNYGRNYGYGKQYGQGVSPYEVPFVGYNTDYCVNRSPQHGISVSDLGGMWHGVELIQHMSGDPGVDYVKRCIVIHISEPQEKPSTEHVQLYHVQSIMAKFNQQHRHLRLLWDENGQMTEYSLFFRNESAGYWETFDKQNGSLAARQHYQQFTGTVQVLKAVKDHLVLNFCQPASNGAPPQLYSVLFSRQPGTMPQWAINAVHNLLQNKNLSIASRRMVCGNGASKPILSLYFSLISCVLAYVSLS